A stretch of the Teredinibacter haidensis genome encodes the following:
- a CDS encoding ATP-binding protein produces the protein MRVDASSFIRLSPEQYGKTKEPLSIPCSPLARNAHTLEREFKWFSSLLETRLALYFENECVYASVQDVPVPNIAHDPSEYATIVRQFGMSHAERLLFILAAIPHLRPQILNLLLIRDPHIDHPYVEFGGWRGKTHGGFLPTGETAAFLIAGEDLEKRMQVFSLLDRDHFFTKAGILRFHTGEFDEAYLTTSITLSHEYFHRITTGETQKPDFSMHFPAKLLETNLDWDDLVLPPKTLDEIDHLRTWLINQHVIIRELGLHKSIQPGYRALFYGPPGTGKTLTASLLGKAMGSDVYRIDLSSVVSKYIGETEKNLEAIFNQAENRNWILFFDEADALFGKRTETTSSNDRHANQEVAYLLQRIETFPGVIILATNLRGNIDDAFSRRFQSLAYFPMPDVNQRFLLWQKAFCNATCLHESVDFKQLAKQHEITGGAIINVVRFAAIRMMNQGRNKVLLQDLETGISKEKKKQGRVLG, from the coding sequence ATGCGCGTAGATGCGTCATCGTTTATCCGTTTATCGCCGGAACAGTACGGCAAAACGAAGGAACCGTTATCCATTCCCTGTTCGCCGCTGGCCCGCAATGCACACACGTTAGAACGGGAATTCAAGTGGTTCTCCTCACTATTAGAAACCCGCCTAGCCCTCTATTTTGAAAATGAATGCGTATACGCCTCTGTGCAAGACGTTCCGGTACCCAACATTGCCCACGACCCCTCAGAGTACGCCACTATTGTTCGTCAGTTTGGTATGTCGCACGCAGAGCGGCTGCTTTTTATATTGGCTGCTATTCCTCATTTACGCCCTCAAATTCTTAACCTGCTATTAATACGCGACCCGCATATCGATCACCCCTACGTGGAATTTGGGGGCTGGCGCGGTAAAACTCACGGGGGGTTTTTACCCACCGGCGAAACGGCAGCGTTTTTAATCGCAGGAGAAGATTTGGAAAAACGCATGCAGGTGTTCTCGTTGCTGGATCGCGACCACTTTTTTACCAAAGCGGGAATATTGCGCTTCCACACGGGTGAATTTGATGAGGCGTATTTGACCACGTCCATCACCTTGTCCCACGAATATTTTCATCGCATTACCACCGGCGAAACGCAAAAGCCCGATTTCAGCATGCATTTCCCGGCCAAATTATTAGAAACCAACCTGGATTGGGACGACCTGGTACTGCCCCCCAAAACACTCGACGAAATCGACCACCTCCGTACCTGGTTAATTAACCAGCACGTTATTATTCGCGAGCTGGGCTTACATAAATCTATACAACCCGGTTATCGCGCGCTATTTTATGGCCCACCCGGCACAGGTAAAACACTCACGGCCAGCTTACTGGGCAAAGCTATGGGTTCCGATGTCTATCGTATCGATTTATCGTCGGTGGTCTCCAAATACATTGGTGAAACCGAAAAGAATCTAGAGGCCATATTTAATCAAGCAGAAAACCGCAACTGGATACTCTTTTTTGACGAAGCCGATGCGCTGTTTGGTAAGCGTACCGAAACCACCTCATCGAATGACCGCCATGCCAACCAAGAAGTGGCGTATTTATTACAGCGTATCGAAACGTTTCCCGGCGTTATTATTCTCGCCACCAATTTACGCGGAAATATCGACGATGCCTTTTCACGCCGTTTTCAATCGCTCGCCTACTTCCCTATGCCCGATGTCAATCAACGCTTTCTCCTTTGGCAAAAAGCCTTCTGCAATGCCACCTGCTTACACGAATCTGTCGATTTCAAACAGCTGGCCAAACAGCACGAAATTACCGGCGGCGCCATAATTAATGTGGTCCGGTTTGCCGCCATACGCATGATGAATCAGGGGCGAAATAAAGTGCTACTGCAAGATCTGGAAACAGGCATCAGCAAAGAGAAAAAAAAGCAGGGGAGGGTATTGGGGTGA
- a CDS encoding contractile injection system tape measure protein, which produces MNSIHHLELNFDSNIIADGAHGEDQDVSLWSQNCVLPLVDSILEQEWKKISRQWEQSPQKTIPDIRIHHLQLQIQAESTESFKQEFCRCFIQELKASIRYSMHCDSDQWSPEYTASPVGPQSSDLGLTLENVLRIIFGGSNTAHCDGSALRLLERYWQQWAQQDPATLRNSMVEYLQQTPNRTLVASQFPEALQNQIMVVLEPTQADYILRVIAALSTIEPVRLGQHLRPGANKTSTKTDTDLRSKTASNIHNNVQSQHLHARLEPSSPTPKNETPTCSNFSACLSRRYLVEFSLAYMTCERGSRFNRKIYMRSLMRQMAQHNNMDSRALSQHLREILHNVDSSHILKQELLEILEPDDYLGPTVERGEPEIGQVIELDYHRAIRTVTHGLTLANIEGETERGFIHSVIYLLRYNPHKLVVLLRSVNSVANIANVLVNLPGNLQAQLCQHLCASNYYYLEPYLSLVSSLWHRGQGEPVNQAKFLAHVTLVFFLNNNASSVRPLSGQNLLCHYLESVLQGLSTLTGRSTADLKLVFQKTSCVDQKNALWRDIQQGLNLLKTPPISSVSHLPQPLANTVSQPMVNGADQHNVFTPLVKAIQKGDWNISAAHWCTIKSGNVKTIRSLLCLLMQPIAVRQRVVSNLPLTIQAELVGILDLNAQELIQGIWQSTAAIHNLINGFSETNNPQYKSLYSYANHSSGNTSNSLSLAVREFTFSYLVLERGSEFNQRSYARSLLRQMSGRYNVNYQALLVYLQGHLEHAELPKALAIHWRVIVGLDISDTSRSPGSTETQPLAALALTTFETAPVSTWAQQMSLGQEGAAFFSEIIGLLTATSPPNLGRWTVLINVLSDRHSLYFKRLAQRIVDQFIPNENLYRNLSAAALKQLANRCLTLHGVGGQSCSALKYSIEQYALKARDRRAFYVMVIGALLQGGLIDLEHLLKGANHWQPQPNPSLATVAIPPKHIAANEALNTNAIAIQTPNPSAAKKSIAKNNVMLMSQSLENTHRIADQGEAVLLDYCYLVDPQKMQRLYPVAQVLQMILAHCQTTLLAIENKKETDKEREWAGVFQSNNCLHEKEWLAVIFHGLAVQLVVSKCVSVDWFIQQTVCRVFKLWKLDPKNFAMDGFLKSAIRHLYSGNYSADKPFNYIMQAALQSLTVADIGMEEAEPITPHEKLMPSTPLNAGASHSSGESERQTRLNPESAVECDKHVALEYEKGVLVDGAGVVVLAPYLAVLFERMALLKDQTIKATEQGKALQLLYYLSHGECAAQVSLPSLWGLFNAICGIKPNTLVPLPKLTKEEQNTCEELLKAVIQHWRVLGATSVAGLRETFLQRWGELRLVDDKGWELKVESHPLDVLLDRLPWGFSVIKYPFMEDAIHVQWR; this is translated from the coding sequence ATGAATAGTATTCATCACCTGGAGCTAAACTTTGATTCAAATATTATAGCCGATGGTGCTCATGGCGAGGATCAGGATGTATCCCTCTGGTCTCAAAACTGCGTGCTACCGTTGGTTGATTCCATTCTTGAACAAGAATGGAAAAAAATATCCCGACAATGGGAACAGTCACCACAAAAAACGATTCCGGACATCCGTATTCATCATTTGCAGCTTCAAATCCAGGCCGAATCAACGGAATCGTTTAAACAAGAATTTTGCCGCTGTTTTATCCAAGAATTAAAAGCCTCCATTCGCTACAGCATGCATTGTGACAGCGATCAGTGGTCGCCAGAGTACACGGCCAGTCCAGTGGGGCCACAATCATCCGATCTAGGTTTAACACTAGAAAACGTGTTACGTATAATATTCGGTGGTAGTAACACGGCCCATTGTGATGGCAGTGCGCTAAGGTTATTGGAGCGCTATTGGCAACAATGGGCGCAGCAGGATCCGGCTACATTGCGCAACAGCATGGTTGAATATTTACAGCAAACACCCAATCGAACGCTCGTTGCAAGCCAATTTCCTGAAGCGCTACAAAACCAGATAATGGTGGTATTGGAGCCCACGCAAGCAGATTACATTTTACGTGTTATTGCAGCCTTATCGACAATAGAGCCGGTGCGACTCGGGCAACACCTTCGCCCTGGTGCCAATAAAACCAGCACTAAAACGGACACTGACCTACGATCAAAGACCGCGTCAAATATTCACAATAATGTGCAATCACAACACCTGCACGCGCGTTTAGAACCGTCTTCTCCCACACCTAAAAATGAAACCCCTACGTGCAGTAACTTCAGTGCGTGTTTGAGCCGTCGTTACTTAGTGGAATTTTCGTTGGCGTATATGACCTGTGAAAGGGGGAGTCGATTTAATCGAAAAATCTATATGCGTAGCTTAATGCGGCAAATGGCCCAACATAACAATATGGATAGTCGCGCGCTCAGCCAGCATCTGCGGGAGATCTTACACAACGTGGATTCGTCCCACATTCTCAAACAAGAACTATTGGAGATACTGGAGCCAGATGATTATTTAGGCCCAACCGTCGAACGTGGTGAGCCTGAAATAGGGCAAGTCATCGAACTCGATTATCACCGCGCTATTCGCACGGTTACGCACGGTTTAACACTGGCGAATATTGAGGGCGAAACAGAACGCGGCTTTATTCACAGCGTGATATACCTATTGCGTTATAATCCCCACAAATTGGTAGTGTTACTTCGCAGCGTAAACAGCGTTGCGAATATCGCCAACGTGTTGGTCAATCTACCGGGAAATCTTCAAGCACAACTGTGTCAACACCTGTGTGCCAGTAACTACTACTATTTAGAGCCGTACCTATCATTAGTCTCCTCGTTGTGGCACCGGGGGCAGGGCGAGCCGGTTAATCAAGCGAAATTTCTCGCGCATGTCACGCTAGTATTCTTTCTCAATAACAATGCATCTTCCGTTAGACCGTTATCCGGTCAGAATCTACTATGCCATTATTTAGAGAGCGTATTACAGGGCTTATCCACCTTAACCGGGCGATCAACAGCAGATCTAAAGCTGGTCTTTCAAAAAACCTCATGTGTGGATCAAAAAAACGCGCTATGGAGGGACATTCAACAGGGTTTGAATCTGTTAAAAACGCCACCGATATCTAGCGTCAGTCACCTACCACAACCGTTAGCCAACACCGTTAGTCAGCCGATGGTGAACGGTGCCGATCAACACAATGTGTTTACCCCATTGGTGAAAGCTATTCAAAAAGGTGATTGGAATATCAGTGCCGCGCATTGGTGCACGATTAAATCTGGCAACGTGAAAACCATACGCTCGTTACTGTGCTTGCTTATGCAACCAATAGCGGTAAGGCAACGGGTTGTCAGCAACCTGCCGCTGACTATACAAGCTGAATTAGTGGGCATATTAGATCTTAATGCACAGGAATTGATTCAGGGCATTTGGCAGTCCACGGCCGCAATTCATAACCTTATAAACGGCTTCTCAGAAACAAATAACCCGCAATATAAGAGCCTATATTCCTACGCTAATCACTCGTCAGGTAATACCTCAAATAGCCTTTCTTTAGCCGTACGCGAATTTACATTTTCATATTTAGTGCTAGAGCGGGGCAGCGAATTTAATCAACGCAGTTACGCACGAAGTTTATTAAGGCAGATGAGTGGCCGCTACAATGTAAACTACCAGGCACTGTTAGTGTATTTACAAGGGCACCTCGAACATGCTGAATTGCCCAAAGCCTTGGCAATACACTGGCGAGTAATCGTCGGTCTAGATATTTCCGATACATCACGCTCGCCCGGGTCTACGGAAACACAGCCCTTAGCGGCTTTAGCGCTTACCACGTTTGAAACCGCGCCAGTAAGCACCTGGGCACAACAAATGTCGTTAGGGCAGGAGGGCGCGGCCTTTTTTTCGGAAATTATCGGGTTACTCACAGCCACTTCGCCGCCAAACTTAGGCCGCTGGACGGTCCTAATTAACGTACTGTCAGATCGACACAGCCTTTATTTTAAGCGTCTGGCTCAACGAATAGTTGATCAGTTCATTCCCAATGAAAACCTCTACCGGAACCTTTCGGCCGCGGCGTTAAAGCAATTGGCAAACCGCTGTCTTACGCTACACGGGGTTGGGGGGCAGAGTTGTTCAGCATTAAAATACTCAATCGAACAATACGCCCTTAAAGCGCGTGACCGCCGAGCGTTTTATGTAATGGTTATTGGCGCACTCCTTCAAGGAGGGTTGATTGACCTAGAGCACCTACTAAAAGGCGCTAATCATTGGCAGCCGCAGCCGAACCCTTCTCTCGCTACAGTGGCGATACCGCCTAAACACATTGCCGCCAATGAAGCGCTTAATACAAACGCCATTGCCATCCAAACACCAAACCCTTCAGCCGCTAAAAAGTCGATTGCTAAAAACAACGTTATGTTAATGAGCCAATCATTGGAAAACACGCACCGTATTGCGGATCAGGGTGAAGCTGTTTTACTTGACTATTGTTATCTCGTCGATCCCCAAAAAATGCAACGTCTTTACCCCGTCGCACAAGTGCTACAGATGATTCTAGCCCATTGCCAAACCACGTTATTGGCGATCGAAAACAAGAAGGAAACGGATAAAGAAAGGGAGTGGGCTGGTGTTTTTCAGTCAAATAACTGCCTTCACGAAAAGGAATGGCTTGCGGTTATCTTCCATGGCCTAGCAGTACAGCTCGTGGTCTCAAAATGCGTCAGTGTCGATTGGTTTATTCAGCAAACGGTTTGTCGCGTTTTTAAACTCTGGAAGCTTGACCCCAAAAATTTCGCGATGGACGGCTTCTTAAAATCCGCCATTCGCCACCTGTATTCTGGTAATTACTCGGCGGATAAGCCCTTTAACTACATTATGCAAGCCGCACTGCAGTCGTTAACGGTAGCGGATATCGGCATGGAAGAGGCCGAGCCAATCACACCGCATGAAAAGCTAATGCCATCGACACCCCTCAATGCGGGCGCTAGCCATAGTAGCGGCGAAAGTGAACGTCAAACCCGCCTTAACCCTGAAAGCGCTGTTGAATGCGATAAACACGTCGCATTGGAATACGAGAAAGGCGTACTGGTAGACGGTGCCGGGGTGGTGGTGTTGGCGCCTTACCTTGCCGTGCTATTTGAGCGCATGGCATTACTTAAAGATCAAACAATAAAAGCCACAGAGCAGGGCAAAGCGCTTCAGCTTTTATACTATTTAAGCCACGGAGAATGTGCGGCACAGGTGTCTTTGCCGTCTCTCTGGGGGTTGTTTAACGCTATATGCGGTATTAAACCCAACACCTTAGTGCCCCTGCCGAAGCTCACCAAAGAAGAACAAAACACCTGTGAAGAATTGCTTAAAGCGGTTATTCAACATTGGCGTGTACTAGGGGCCACCAGCGTAGCCGGTTTACGGGAAACGTTTTTGCAGCGTTGGGGTGAGCTGCGTTTGGTCGACGACAAAGGCTGGGAGCTTAAAGTGGAATCGCACCCATTAGATGTGCTTCTCGACCGCTTGCCCTGGGGCTTCAGTGTTATCAAGTACCCATTTATGGAGGACGCGATTCATGTGCAATGGCGCTAG